One window of Nicotiana tomentosiformis chromosome 11, ASM39032v3, whole genome shotgun sequence genomic DNA carries:
- the LOC138901588 gene encoding uncharacterized protein, with protein MPEIPKYNGTTDPNEHVTSYTCAIKGNDLEDDEIELVLLKKFGETLSKGAMIWYHNLPPNSIDSFAMAADAFVKARAGAIKVETRNLDLFKVKQRDNEMLREFVSRFQMERMDLHPVADDWSVQAFTQGLNPRSFLASQQLKQNLVEYPAVTWANVHNMYQLKIRVEDDQHGVPYGSVYPIRSNDRYRKVMDHESRPSRDRYQPYSRDRYQSYSKDRRGNEFGCHPTRNDRGHSSRGLMSKNGFDKPLEAREAPKILEYNFNVDAASIVSAIGRIKDTKWPRPLQSNPTQRDPNVMCKYHGTHGHMTEDC; from the coding sequence atgcccgagATTCCGAAATATAACGGAACCACGGATCCAAATGAGcacgtgacctcctacacatgtgccatcaaggggaacgacttggaagatgacgaaatcgagttGGTTTTGCTAAAGAAGTTCGGAGAAACTctgtcaaaaggagcaatgatatggtatcacaacttacccccaaattctattgattcgttTGCTATGGCTGCAGATGCTTTTGTGAAAGCGCGTgctggggccatcaaggtcgaaaccagaaatttggatcttttcaaggtaaagcaaagagacaacgaaatgctcagggagttcgtatcaaggtttcaaatggaacggatggacttgcATCCGGTTGCCGATGATTGGTccgttcaggcattcactcaaggacttaacccccgaagcttcttggcttcacaacagttaaaacaaaatttggtagagtacccggcggtaacttgggccaACGTCCACAACATGTACCAGTTaaaaatcagagtcgaggatgatcagcACGGGGTCCCTTATGGGTCTGTTTATCCTATCCGATCCAATGATAGGTATAGGAAAGTCATGGATCATGAGTCGAGACCGAGCAGAGATCGGTACCAACCGTATAGCAGAGATCGGTACCAATCGTATAGTAAAGATCGAAGGGGTAACGAATTTGGGTGTCACCCTACGAGGAACGATCGAGGCCACAGTAGCCGGGGACTGATGAGCAAAAACGGTTTCGATAAGCCACTCGAGGCCAGGGAGGCACCAAAGATATTGGAATATAATTTCAATGTCGATGCTGCTAgcatcgtatctgccatcgggcgcatcaaggataccaaatggcctcgaccattACAGTCTAACCCTACCCAGAGAGACCCTAAcgtgatgtgtaagtatcatggcactcatggccacatgaCCGAGGACTGCTGA
- the LOC104098511 gene encoding V-type proton ATPase subunit c2: MASTFSGDETAPFFGFLGAAAALVFSCMGAAYGTAKSGVGVASMGVMRPELVMKSIVPVVMAGVLGIYGLIIAVIISTGINPKTKSYYLFDGYAHLSSGLACGLAGLSAGMAIGIVGDAGVRANAQQPKLFVGMILILIFAEALALYGLIVGIILSSRAGQSRAE, translated from the exons ATGGCGTCGACTTTCAGCGGCGATGAAACGGCTCCCTTCTTCGGCTTCCTCGGCGCTGCCGCTGCCTTAGTCTTCTCCT GTATGGGGGCAGCTTATGGTACTGCTAAGAGTGGGGTAGGAGTGGCATCTATGGGTGTGATGAGGCCAGAGCTAGTGATGAAGTCTATTGTGCCCGTGGTTATGGCTGGAGTTTTGGGTATTTACGGATTGATTATAGCTGTGATAATCAGTACTGGCATTAACCCAAAAACCAAGTCTTATTATCTTTTTGATGGCTATGCTCACCTTTCTTCTGGTCTTGCTTGTGGCCTTGCTGGCCTTTCTGCTGGTATGGCCATCGGAATCGTTGGTGATGCTGGTGTTAG AGCTAATGCGCAACAGCCAAAGCTCTTTGTTGGGATGATTCTGATTCTTATTTTCGCTGAAGCCCTGGCTCTTTATGGCCTTATTGTTGGCATCATTCTCTCTTCTCGTGCTGGCCAGTCCAGAGCAGAGTAG